Proteins encoded by one window of Rhodamnia argentea isolate NSW1041297 chromosome 6, ASM2092103v1, whole genome shotgun sequence:
- the LOC115729268 gene encoding methylsterol monooxygenase 1-1-like isoform X2, whose amino-acid sequence MLPYRTIADAEAALGRSLTSAEALWFDYSAAKSDYFLYCHNILFLFLILSLVPLPTVLLQLARPARFDSFKIQPEVRLSSSEIFKCYKDVIKTFFLVFGPLQLTSYPAVKMVGIRTGLPLPSFWEILAQLLIYLLIEDYATYWLHRWLHCKWGYEKIHRVHHEYTAPIGFAALHVHWAEILILGIPSFLGPAFVPGHMITLWLWFALRQIQVIDTHVGYDLPWSPAKYIPFYGGADHHDYHHYVGGLSRSNFASVFTYCDFIYGTDKGYRYQKKLRGKVNEWRSGDPTRDLKDD is encoded by the exons ATGCTGCCCTATCGAACGATAGCCGACGCCGAGGCGGCGCTCGGCCGGAGCCTCACCTCCGCCGAGGCCCTCTGGTTCGACTACTCCGCCGCCAAGTCCGATTACTTCCTCTACTGCCACaacatcctcttcctcttcctcatcctctCCCTCGTCCCCCTCCCCACCGTGCTCCTGCAGCTCGCCCGCCCTGCCCGCTTCGACAGCTTCAAGATCCAGCCCGAGGTCCGCCTTTCCTCCTCCGAGATTTTCAAGTGCTACAAGGACGTCATAAAGACGTTCTTCCTCGTATTCGGCCCGTTGCAGCTCACCTCGTACCCGGCTGTCAAG ATGGTTGGGATCAGGACAGGATTGCCATTGCCATCATTCTGGGAGATTCTGGCGCAGCTCTTGATCTATTTATTGATTGAGGATTACGCCACCTACTGGTTGCACAGATGGTTGCACTGCAAATGGGGGTATGAGAAGATCCACAGGGTTCACCATGAGTACACAGCTCCAATTGGTTTTGCGGCGTTACACGTGCACTGGGCTGAGATTCTAATCCTGggaattccttcttttcttgggCCTGCATTTGTCCCTGGGCACATGATCACATTGTGGTTGTGGTTTGCTTTACGACAGATTCAGGTCATTGACACTCACGTCGG TTATGACTTGCCCTGGAGTCCTGCAAAGTACATTCCATTTTATGGTGGCGCAGACCATCATGATTACCATCACTATGTGGGCGGTTTAAGTCGCAGCAACTTTGCTTCAGTGTTTACCTATTGCGACTTCATCTATGGAACTGATAAG GGCTATCGGTATCAGAAGAAACTCCGCGGGAAGGTAAAC GAATGGAGAAGTGGCGATCCTACTCGAGATCTTAAAGATGACTAG
- the LOC115729268 gene encoding methylsterol monooxygenase 1-1-like isoform X1: MLPYRTIADAEAALGRSLTSAEALWFDYSAAKSDYFLYCHNILFLFLILSLVPLPTVLLQLARPARFDSFKIQPEVRLSSSEIFKCYKDVIKTFFLVFGPLQLTSYPAVKMVGIRTGLPLPSFWEILAQLLIYLLIEDYATYWLHRWLHCKWGYEKIHRVHHEYTAPIGFAALHVHWAEILILGIPSFLGPAFVPGHMITLWLWFALRQIQVIDTHVGYDLPWSPAKYIPFYGGADHHDYHHYVGGLSRSNFASVFTYCDFIYGTDKGYRYQKKLRGKMKEDRIKEEWRSGDPTRDLKDD, translated from the exons ATGCTGCCCTATCGAACGATAGCCGACGCCGAGGCGGCGCTCGGCCGGAGCCTCACCTCCGCCGAGGCCCTCTGGTTCGACTACTCCGCCGCCAAGTCCGATTACTTCCTCTACTGCCACaacatcctcttcctcttcctcatcctctCCCTCGTCCCCCTCCCCACCGTGCTCCTGCAGCTCGCCCGCCCTGCCCGCTTCGACAGCTTCAAGATCCAGCCCGAGGTCCGCCTTTCCTCCTCCGAGATTTTCAAGTGCTACAAGGACGTCATAAAGACGTTCTTCCTCGTATTCGGCCCGTTGCAGCTCACCTCGTACCCGGCTGTCAAG ATGGTTGGGATCAGGACAGGATTGCCATTGCCATCATTCTGGGAGATTCTGGCGCAGCTCTTGATCTATTTATTGATTGAGGATTACGCCACCTACTGGTTGCACAGATGGTTGCACTGCAAATGGGGGTATGAGAAGATCCACAGGGTTCACCATGAGTACACAGCTCCAATTGGTTTTGCGGCGTTACACGTGCACTGGGCTGAGATTCTAATCCTGggaattccttcttttcttgggCCTGCATTTGTCCCTGGGCACATGATCACATTGTGGTTGTGGTTTGCTTTACGACAGATTCAGGTCATTGACACTCACGTCGG TTATGACTTGCCCTGGAGTCCTGCAAAGTACATTCCATTTTATGGTGGCGCAGACCATCATGATTACCATCACTATGTGGGCGGTTTAAGTCGCAGCAACTTTGCTTCAGTGTTTACCTATTGCGACTTCATCTATGGAACTGATAAG GGCTATCGGTATCAGAAGAAACTCCGCGGGAAG ATGAAAGAGGATCGGATTAAGGAGGAATGGAGAAGTGGCGATCCTACTCGAGATCTTAAAGATGACTAG